One Danio rerio strain Tuebingen ecotype United States chromosome 13, GRCz12tu, whole genome shotgun sequence DNA window includes the following coding sequences:
- the wu:fj13e08 gene encoding uncharacterized protein wu:fj13e08: MEQGLPSPKAASLQLMMTGCLKSENNSTFTSQTNSMEPEIEVKLEPDQDSSSLDFNEPEMFPHSPGVIKEENVDFGMQILPTGLIPPVEMEEDSEIKTNKADLSKKCTGKQKTTRKRKGSDAPSHSMRCSTEQCKTTNQIIPTKMNSDVSGEEITYVIIQENTTQNPKKPGSGKTSCKEERFMCETCGKGFQRSDLLTDHRKIHRRQKPYACEHCGMKFAKPSYLKIHLRRHAGDRPITCDQCDKRFFDTYDLKVHQRDHTGERPYICSECGKGFKRIYILNKHKLTHSKERPFQCSVCGKAYRYGYSYRLHMKEHLEEGP; this comes from the coding sequence ATGGAGCAAGGTTTGCCATCTCCAAAAGCAGCCTCACTGCAACTTATGATGACAGGATGCTTAAAAAGTGAAAACAATAGTACATTCACATCGCAAACCAACTCCATGGAGCCAGAGATAGAAGTCAAACTGGAACCTGATCAAGATTCTTCATCTCTTGACTTTAACGAACCAGAAATGTTTCCTCATTCTCCTGGAGTTATTAAAGAGGAAAATGTGGATTTTGGCATGCAAATCTTACCAACAGGCCTAATACCTCCAGTTGAAATGGAGGAAGACTCTGAAATCAAAACGAACAAAGCTGATTTAAGCAAGAAATGCACTGGCAAGCAGAAAACGACAAGAAAACGAAAAGGAAGTGATGCACCAAGCCATTCAATGAGATGTTCCACAGAGCAGTGTAAAACAACCAATCAAATTATTCCAACTAAAATGAATTCTGATGTGTCGGGTGAAGAAATCACTTATGTGATAATACAAGAAAACACCACACAAAATCCAAAGAAACCAGGTTCCGGCAAAACGTCCTGCAAAGAAGAGCGGTTTATGTGTGAAACCTGTGGAAAAGGATTTCAGCGGTCTGATCTGCTCACGGATCACAGGAAAATCCACAGGAGACAGAAACCATATGCTTGTGAGCATTGCGGGATGAAGTTTGCCAAGCCGTCTTATTTGAAAATCCACTTGCGTAGACACGCCGGTGACCGGCCAATCACATGTGACCAGTGTGACAAGAGGTTTTTCGACACCTATGACTTAAAGGTGCACCAGAGAGATCACACTGGAGAAAGACCTTATATATGCTCGGAGTGCGGGAAGGGCTTTAAACGCATTTACATTCTTAACAAACATAAACTGACCCACTCAAAGGAGAGACCCTTCCAGTGCTCTGTGTGTGGTAAAGCTTACAGATATGGCTACAGTTACAGGTTGCATATGAAAGAGCATCTTGAAGAGGGTCCATGA
- the paox gene encoding peroxisomal N(1)-acetyl-spermine/spermidine oxidase yields MDSMAQRPDRDSQIFIIGCGISGIGAAQKLIKHGFHNVRIIEATARSGGRIRTGRLGDNIIEIGANWIHGPSKENPVFRLACDYQLLDKESMSEENQAIDIGGHPLFVPNWFTSSGRKLGPETMGPALEFFMTLLERSQQFHSTGGEPLPSVGEFIKAEAERLAPEEWKEDRDNFAVRMAMINTLLKLECCVSGTHTMDDVGLGAFGMYTTLPGLDCTFPGGYEGLTDHMMKELPRDIVLYNKPVKCIHWNYTKNGPNTGGTSFPVTIECVNGETFAADHVIVTVPLGYMKKHQNTFLSPSFPLHKLHSIQRMGFGTNNKIFVEFEQPFWDEDCELIYLVWEDETHLTDVVSDLKMSWIRKLTGFTVLKPTERFGHVLCGWIAGQESEYMESLSELEVLQTVTQLLRIFTGNPTIMPRKLLRSQWFHEPYSCGSYSYVAKGCSGYDIDNLAEPLPLKGSNSKPLQVLFAGEATHRSFFSTVHGALLSGWREAERLISHHTSASGSFSSKL; encoded by the exons ATGGATTCAATGGCTCAGCGTCCAGACCGTGATTCTCAGATATTTATAATAGGATGCGGCATCTCAGGAATCGGTGCTGCTCAGAAATTAATCAAACACGGTTTTCATAATGTACGCATTATAGAAGCAACTGCAAGAAGCGGTGGGAGAATACGAACGGGCAGACTGG gTGATAACATCATAGAGATCGGTGCCAACTGGATCCATGGCCCGTCGAAGGAAAACCCAGTGTTCCGTTTGGCATGTGACTATCAGCTCCTAGATAAAGAGTCGATGTCTGAAGAAAACCAGGCCATTGACATTGGGGGTCATCCTCTGTTTGTTCCCAACTGGTTTACCAGTTCAGGTCGGAAACTGGGGCCTGAGACTATGGGCCCAGCGCTTGAGTTTTTCATGACATTACTGGAAAGGAGCCAGCAGTTCCACAGCACCGGTGGAGAACCTCTGCCGAGTGTTGGAGAGTTCATCAAGGCAGAAGCTGAACGTCTGGCCCCAGAGGAGTGGAAGGAGGACAGAGATAACTTTGCAGTGAGGATGGCCATGATAAACACACTCCTCAAACTGGAGTGCTGTGTCAGCGGAACACACACCATGGATGATGTTGGTCTAGGAGCATTTGGCATGTATACAACTCTTCCAGGACTTGACTGCACTTTCCCAGG AGGTTATGAAGGTTTGACTGATCACATGATGAAGGAGCTTCCCCGAGACATAGTCTTATACAACAAGCCTGTAAAGTGCATTCACTGGAACTACACCAAGAATGGGCCCAACACTGGAGGAACGTCATTCCCAGTTACGATTGAATGTGTTAATGGAGAAACATTTGCAGCAGATCATGTTATTGTCACAGTTCCACTTG gatACATGAAGAAGCATCAGAACACTTTTCTGAGTCCTTCTTTTCCACTGCACAAACTACACTCCATTCAGAGAATGGGCTTTGGGACGAACAACAAGATCTTTGTTGAGTTTGAGCAGCCTTTCTGGGATGAAGACTGTGAACTTATTTACCTTGTATGGGAGGACGAGACCCATCTTACTGATGTTGTTTCTGATTTGAAGATGTCCTGGATTAGGAAGTTGACTGGGTTCACTGTGCTGAAGCCCACTGAAAG ATTTGGACATGTGCTCTGTGGATGGATCGCAGGGCAGGAATCGGAGTACATGGAATCTCTGTCTGAACTAGAAGTGCTGCAGACTGTCACACAACTCCTTCGCATATTTACTg GAAATCCAACTATTATGCCAAGGAAGCTGTTACGATCTCAATGGTTCCATGAGCCCTATTCCTGTGGATCTTACTCCTACGTGGCCAAAGGTTGCTCAGGATATGACATCGATAACCTCGCTGAACCCTTGCCGTTGAAAGGCTCCAACTCAAAG CCTTTGCAGGTGTTATTTGCAGGAGAAGCTACACACAGGTCTTTCTTCTCTACGGTGCATGGAGCTTTACTCAGTGGCTGGAGAGAGGCAGAGCGTCTGATATCTCACCACACTTCTGCTTCTGGATCATTCTCATCTAAACTGTGA